From the genome of Virgibacillus siamensis, one region includes:
- the pgsA gene encoding CDP-diacylglycerol--glycerol-3-phosphate 3-phosphatidyltransferase, giving the protein MNIPNRLTISRICLIPVFIILLSVPFDWGAWNIGEASLPVSHFAAALLFIIAAATDWVDGYYARKYNLVTNLGKFLDPLADKLLVSAALILLVELGSAPAWVVIIIISREFAVTGLRLVAAGEGIVLAASQMGKLKTLTQMVAIAALLLHNFPFSYIGLPFASIMLYVAVFFTILSGYEYFSKNWHVMRDSK; this is encoded by the coding sequence ATGAATATACCTAACAGACTGACGATTTCGCGTATTTGTCTAATCCCTGTTTTTATTATTTTATTAAGTGTTCCATTTGATTGGGGAGCATGGAATATCGGTGAAGCAAGCCTGCCTGTCTCACATTTTGCTGCGGCTCTTCTGTTTATAATTGCTGCCGCCACAGACTGGGTTGATGGGTATTACGCCAGAAAGTATAACCTGGTTACCAATTTGGGGAAATTTTTGGATCCCCTTGCTGATAAGCTGCTCGTATCGGCAGCATTGATATTATTGGTGGAACTCGGCTCCGCACCTGCTTGGGTTGTTATAATCATTATCAGCAGGGAGTTTGCGGTAACAGGGCTTCGTCTGGTTGCTGCCGGCGAGGGCATTGTACTTGCGGCGAGCCAAATGGGTAAACTGAAAACCTTAACTCAGATGGTAGCTATTGCTGCTCTTCTGCTTCACAATTTTCCTTTTTCTTATATCGGTTTACCGTTTGCAAGTATTATGCTGTATGTCGCAGTATTCTTTACCATTTTATCAGGGTATGAATATTTCAGTAAAAACTGGCATGTAATGAGGGATTCCAAATGA
- a CDS encoding competence/damage-inducible protein A, whose product MKQIRTEIIGVGTELLLGQIANTNAQWISEKLAKNGFNVFHHAVVGDNLQRVINQFTHSESRSDIIIVTGGLGPTEDDMTREAFQQISNLEMVEHKPSMDKIETFFRKRESVMTANNRRQARVFKGAEAIENEVGMAPGMIVQHQHATWIFLPGVPREMKQMVEHRVIPHLKQQTGLQTVIKSAMLRFVGIGESTLEDQLKDIIQKQHNPTIAPLAQNEGVAIRVTAKASDDNEANQLIEKTKQEILSVAGAYFYGSDEETLPERVFSLLKTQGKMIAAAESLTGGMFTDRLISLEGASKVCSGGIVCYDAKVKENVLKVSPDTIKKQGTVSEQCAREMAENVCTLMDVEVGISFTGVAGPDYSENNPPGTVFIGVAQKGKETFVKKFIFQGDRDIIRNRSVIKGFELLWNLLKIA is encoded by the coding sequence ATGAAACAAATCAGAACAGAAATTATAGGAGTTGGGACGGAGTTGCTGTTGGGGCAAATTGCCAATACGAATGCACAGTGGATTTCGGAAAAACTCGCGAAAAATGGGTTCAATGTGTTTCATCATGCTGTTGTGGGTGATAATCTCCAACGGGTGATAAACCAGTTTACACATTCCGAATCAAGGTCGGATATTATCATCGTAACAGGCGGACTTGGACCGACAGAAGATGATATGACAAGGGAAGCCTTTCAGCAGATAAGTAACCTGGAGATGGTGGAACACAAACCATCTATGGATAAAATCGAAACCTTCTTCAGAAAACGTGAATCGGTAATGACAGCGAATAACCGCAGACAGGCACGTGTATTTAAAGGTGCAGAGGCAATTGAAAATGAGGTAGGCATGGCACCGGGGATGATTGTACAGCATCAGCATGCAACATGGATTTTCCTCCCGGGCGTTCCCAGGGAAATGAAACAAATGGTGGAGCATCGAGTTATTCCGCATCTGAAACAACAAACCGGCTTGCAAACTGTGATCAAATCTGCAATGCTCCGTTTCGTTGGCATAGGTGAATCAACTCTGGAAGATCAACTGAAAGACATTATTCAAAAGCAGCATAATCCAACAATTGCTCCTTTGGCTCAAAATGAAGGGGTAGCCATCAGGGTCACCGCAAAGGCATCAGATGACAACGAAGCAAATCAGCTGATCGAAAAGACAAAGCAGGAAATTCTTTCAGTGGCCGGTGCATATTTCTATGGAAGTGATGAAGAAACGTTACCGGAAAGAGTGTTCAGTCTGCTGAAAACACAGGGTAAAATGATTGCCGCTGCTGAAAGTTTGACGGGCGGCATGTTTACAGACAGATTGATATCGCTGGAGGGGGCATCAAAAGTCTGCAGCGGCGGTATTGTCTGTTATGATGCAAAGGTAAAAGAAAATGTGCTTAAAGTGTCACCGGACACGATTAAAAAGCAAGGAACTGTCAGCGAACAATGTGCACGGGAAATGGCTGAAAATGTTTGTACCCTGATGGATGTTGAGGTTGGAATCAGCTTTACCGGAGTGGCCGGCCCGGATTATTCAGAAAACAACCCGCCCGGTACAGTTTTTATCGGAGTCGCTCAGAAAGGTAAAGAAACGTTCGTGAAAAAATTTATTTTTCAAGGAGACCGGGATATCATTCGAAATCGATCGGTTATAAAAGGTTTTGAACTTTTATGGAATTTATTGAAAATAGCATAG
- the recA gene encoding recombinase RecA produces the protein MSDRKQALDMALRQIEKQFGKGSIMKLGEQTEQKIATIPSGSLALDVALGIGGYPRGRVVEIYGPESSGKTTVALHAIAEAQRKGGQAAFIDAEHALDPTYARALGVNTDELLLSQPDTGEQALEIAEALVRSGAVDIVVVDSVAALVPKAEIEGEMGDSHVGLQARLMSQALRKLSGAINKSKTTAIFINQIREKVGVMFGNPETTPGGRALKFYSSIRLEVRRAETLKQGNDMVGNKTRVKVVKNKVAPPFKKAEIDIMYGEGISKEGEILDIGSDLDIVQKSGAWYSYNGDRLGQGRENAKEFLKANENVTSEIHDAIRKHYSLDEEPNDGEEDAGSGHQSQESMDV, from the coding sequence TTGAGTGATAGAAAACAAGCTTTGGATATGGCATTAAGACAGATTGAGAAACAGTTCGGTAAGGGATCAATAATGAAACTGGGTGAGCAGACGGAACAGAAAATCGCAACAATCCCGAGTGGGTCCCTGGCATTGGATGTAGCACTGGGTATTGGCGGCTATCCAAGAGGACGCGTTGTTGAAATATATGGTCCGGAGTCTTCCGGTAAAACAACAGTTGCACTTCACGCGATTGCTGAAGCACAACGAAAAGGCGGACAGGCAGCATTTATTGATGCTGAGCACGCTCTTGATCCAACGTATGCGCGGGCACTTGGCGTTAATACAGACGAATTGCTGCTTTCACAGCCGGATACCGGTGAACAGGCGCTGGAAATTGCTGAAGCACTTGTCCGCAGTGGTGCAGTTGATATTGTAGTTGTCGATTCTGTAGCAGCGCTGGTTCCAAAAGCGGAAATTGAAGGTGAAATGGGAGACTCTCATGTCGGTTTACAGGCGCGCCTTATGTCTCAGGCATTGAGAAAGTTATCCGGTGCCATCAATAAATCCAAAACAACGGCCATTTTCATAAACCAGATTCGCGAGAAAGTCGGTGTTATGTTCGGTAATCCTGAAACAACCCCTGGCGGACGGGCATTGAAATTCTACTCATCTATCAGACTGGAAGTGCGCCGTGCTGAAACATTGAAGCAGGGCAACGATATGGTGGGTAATAAAACCCGTGTAAAAGTGGTGAAGAACAAGGTTGCTCCACCATTCAAGAAAGCGGAAATTGATATCATGTATGGAGAAGGAATCTCCAAAGAAGGAGAAATTCTGGATATCGGGTCTGATCTGGATATCGTACAGAAAAGCGGAGCATGGTATTCATATAATGGAGACAGACTTGGACAGGGAAGAGAAAATGCAAAAGAATTTCTGAAGGCAAATGAAAATGTTACTTCGGAAATCCACGATGCAATCAGAAAACACTACAGCCTGGATGAAGAACCGAACGATGGAGAAGAGGATGCAGGATCCGGTCATCAAAGCCAGGAAAGTATGGATGTATAG
- the rny gene encoding ribonuclease Y, whose amino-acid sequence MESPLIISILLAVILIVGIVVGYLIRKSIAEAKISSAENLAKQIVDEAHRNADAAKKEALLEAKDENHKLRQQAEEDLRERRTEVQKQENRLMQKEENLDRKSETLDKRELTLERKEQSLTEKQQQIEEMESKVDAMLKEQQTELERISGYTTDQARQIILERIEQEVSHESALMIKEAENRAKEEADKKAKSILSLALQRCAADHVAETTVSVVNLPNDEMKGRIIGREGRNIRTLETLTGIDLIIDDTPEAVILSGFDPVRRETARMALEKLVQDGRIHPARIEEMVDKARREVDEYIREVGEETTFEVGVHGLHPDLVKILGRLKYRTSYGQNVLKHSTEVAYLSGLLAAELGEDETLAKRAGLLHDIGKAIDHEVEGSHVEIGKELAMKYKEHEVVINAIASHHGDEEATSIISVLVAAADALSAARPGARSETLENYIKRLEKLEEISESFGGVEKSFAIQAGREIRIMVKPDEIDDIDSVRIARDIRKKIEGELDYPGHIKVTVIRETRAVEYAK is encoded by the coding sequence ATGGAAAGTCCCTTAATCATCTCCATTTTGCTTGCCGTAATCCTAATCGTCGGTATTGTTGTTGGTTATCTCATTCGTAAATCTATTGCGGAAGCTAAAATCTCCAGTGCGGAAAATTTAGCGAAACAAATAGTTGATGAAGCACATCGAAATGCGGATGCCGCCAAGAAAGAGGCACTTCTTGAGGCGAAGGATGAAAATCATAAACTTCGTCAGCAGGCAGAAGAAGATTTACGTGAACGTAGAACAGAAGTACAGAAACAAGAAAATCGTCTGATGCAAAAAGAAGAAAATCTGGACAGAAAAAGCGAAACGCTGGATAAGCGAGAGCTCACGTTAGAGAGAAAGGAACAATCACTAACTGAAAAACAACAACAAATTGAAGAAATGGAAAGCAAAGTGGATGCGATGCTTAAAGAGCAGCAAACAGAGCTTGAACGCATTTCAGGATACACTACTGACCAGGCAAGACAGATTATTTTAGAACGAATCGAGCAAGAGGTTAGCCACGAGTCAGCACTAATGATCAAGGAAGCAGAGAATCGCGCCAAGGAAGAGGCTGACAAGAAAGCGAAAAGCATTCTATCGCTCGCCCTTCAGCGTTGTGCCGCAGACCACGTTGCTGAAACAACTGTATCTGTTGTTAACCTTCCAAATGACGAGATGAAAGGTCGAATCATTGGGCGGGAAGGCCGGAATATCCGGACGCTGGAAACACTGACTGGTATTGATTTGATCATTGATGATACGCCGGAAGCTGTTATCCTGTCGGGATTTGATCCTGTACGCCGTGAGACCGCTCGTATGGCATTGGAAAAACTTGTACAGGATGGCCGAATCCACCCCGCACGAATTGAAGAAATGGTGGATAAAGCCAGACGTGAAGTTGATGAATATATACGTGAAGTCGGTGAGGAAACAACATTTGAGGTTGGAGTGCATGGATTGCATCCGGATCTGGTCAAAATTCTTGGCCGCCTGAAATATCGGACAAGCTATGGTCAAAACGTGTTGAAGCATTCCACTGAGGTAGCATACCTCTCCGGATTGCTCGCTGCTGAATTAGGCGAAGATGAGACATTGGCGAAACGAGCCGGTCTGCTTCACGATATCGGTAAAGCCATCGATCATGAAGTAGAGGGAAGCCATGTTGAGATTGGTAAAGAATTGGCAATGAAGTACAAGGAACATGAAGTGGTTATTAACGCAATTGCTTCACACCACGGTGATGAAGAGGCCACATCCATTATTTCTGTTCTGGTAGCAGCAGCAGATGCGCTATCTGCAGCAAGACCTGGAGCGAGAAGTGAGACCTTGGAAAACTACATTAAACGTCTGGAGAAACTGGAAGAAATTTCAGAGTCATTTGGCGGTGTAGAAAAATCATTTGCCATTCAGGCAGGTAGAGAGATTAGAATAATGGTTAAACCTGATGAGATTGATGATATTGATTCCGTTCGAATTGCGCGTGATATCCGTAAGAAGATTGAAGGCGAATTGGATTATCCAGGACATATCAAAGTTACTGTTATCAGGGAAACGAGAGCAGTCGAATATGCGAAGTAA
- a CDS encoding TIGR00282 family metallophosphoesterase, translated as MRILFIGDVTGSPGRDMVQHYLPKLKEKYRPNVIILNGENAAAGKGITEKIYKQFLEWGVQVVTMGNHTWDKKEIFEFIDDAKKMIRPANYPEGTPGQGIVFVNINGVELAVINMQGRTFLPALDDPFRKMDELIETAKKRTNLIFVDFHGEATSEKQAMGWYLDGRVSAIVGTHTHTQTADDRILPHGTAFITDVGMTGPYDAILGVNKDAVLKKFLTSLPVRFEIDKSGRTQLNGFLVDIDQRTGSAVKAERILINDDHPFFT; from the coding sequence ATGCGGATATTATTTATCGGGGATGTTACGGGCTCACCAGGAAGAGATATGGTTCAGCATTATTTGCCAAAGCTGAAAGAAAAATATCGGCCGAACGTGATAATCCTGAACGGCGAAAATGCTGCTGCGGGTAAAGGGATTACTGAAAAAATTTATAAACAATTCCTGGAATGGGGCGTGCAAGTTGTTACAATGGGTAACCATACATGGGATAAGAAAGAGATTTTCGAGTTTATTGATGATGCAAAGAAAATGATCAGGCCGGCTAATTATCCGGAGGGCACACCCGGGCAAGGGATTGTATTTGTCAATATAAACGGAGTGGAACTTGCAGTCATCAATATGCAGGGACGAACGTTTTTGCCCGCACTGGATGATCCTTTCCGCAAAATGGATGAATTGATTGAAACAGCCAAAAAACGGACCAATTTAATTTTTGTTGATTTTCATGGGGAAGCAACCAGTGAAAAGCAGGCAATGGGCTGGTATCTGGATGGACGCGTCAGTGCAATCGTCGGCACACACACCCATACACAGACTGCAGACGACCGAATTTTGCCGCACGGTACTGCTTTTATTACGGATGTCGGCATGACAGGACCTTATGATGCCATTCTTGGTGTGAATAAGGATGCAGTTCTGAAAAAATTTCTGACAAGTCTTCCGGTACGTTTCGAAATAGATAAATCGGGAAGAACACAACTAAATGGTTTTTTGGTTGATATTGACCAAAGGACTGGAAGCGCTGTCAAAGCAGAGCGGATTTTAATCAATGACGATCATCCATTCTTCACTTAA
- a CDS encoding stage V sporulation protein S, with the protein MEVLKVSAKSNPNSVAGALANVLRERGSAEIQAIGAGALNQSIKAVAIARGFVAPSGVDLICIPAFTDIMIDDEERTAIKLIIEPR; encoded by the coding sequence ATGGAAGTATTAAAGGTTTCAGCAAAATCAAATCCAAATTCAGTAGCAGGTGCACTTGCAAACGTTTTACGGGAACGTGGTTCAGCGGAGATCCAGGCAATCGGTGCAGGTGCATTAAACCAATCCATTAAAGCGGTCGCAATAGCAAGAGGATTTGTTGCACCGAGTGGAGTTGATTTAATTTGTATACCAGCTTTTACTGACATTATGATTGATGATGAAGAACGAACAGCTATCAAGCTCATCATAGAACCAAGATAA
- the miaB gene encoding tRNA (N6-isopentenyl adenosine(37)-C2)-methylthiotransferase MiaB produces the protein MNEQQRKEQAQIKQADAADRKSGQDKPLTEKTSADFAKYFETTYEPPNINKARKRGRDKVNVHYDFGIPEDMENIGEGKKFLIRTYGCQMNEHDTEVMAGLLTEMGYEATSDTNEADIILLNTCAIRENAENKVFGEIGHLKPLKLEKPDLILGVCGCMSQEESVVNRIMKKHPQVDLIFGTHNIHRLPHLVKEAMFGKEKIVEVWSKEGDIIENLPKVRKGKIKAWVNIMYGCDKFCTYCIVPMTRGKERSRKPEDIIQEVRHLVAQGYKEITLLGQNVNAYGKDFEDITYGLGDLMDDIHKIDIPRVRFTTSHPRDFDDRLIEVLAQGGNLLDHIHLPVQSGSSEVLKKMNRKYTREEYLELVRKIRAAMPNATLTTDIIVGFPNETEEQFEETMTLVEEVGFEAAYTFIYSPRDGTPAARKKDDVPEEVKKQRLYRLNDLVNKQSAESMKTYKDKVVKVLVEGESKKDPDVLAGYTERNKLVNFKGPKTAVGQIVDVKITEAKTWSLDGIMVENTVEVK, from the coding sequence ATGAATGAACAACAGCGAAAAGAGCAAGCGCAAATTAAACAGGCAGATGCCGCGGACAGAAAATCCGGACAGGACAAACCCCTGACTGAAAAAACGAGCGCTGATTTTGCAAAGTATTTTGAAACAACTTATGAGCCGCCAAACATCAATAAGGCACGTAAGCGCGGACGTGATAAAGTTAATGTTCATTATGATTTTGGCATTCCGGAAGATATGGAAAATATCGGAGAAGGCAAGAAGTTTCTCATTCGTACATACGGATGCCAGATGAATGAACATGATACAGAAGTAATGGCCGGACTTTTGACCGAAATGGGGTATGAAGCAACCTCAGATACAAATGAAGCGGATATCATTCTTCTGAACACGTGTGCCATTCGGGAAAATGCCGAAAATAAAGTGTTCGGTGAAATCGGTCACCTGAAACCGCTAAAACTGGAAAAACCGGATTTGATTCTTGGTGTTTGCGGATGTATGTCACAGGAAGAATCTGTCGTCAATCGGATTATGAAAAAACATCCTCAGGTTGATCTTATTTTTGGAACACATAATATTCACCGGCTGCCCCATCTTGTGAAAGAAGCGATGTTCGGCAAAGAAAAGATTGTGGAAGTATGGTCAAAAGAGGGAGATATAATTGAAAATCTTCCAAAAGTCCGTAAAGGCAAGATAAAAGCATGGGTTAATATCATGTATGGATGTGATAAATTTTGCACGTACTGTATTGTCCCAATGACCCGCGGGAAGGAACGAAGCCGTAAACCGGAAGATATCATCCAGGAAGTACGTCATCTGGTTGCACAGGGGTATAAGGAAATTACACTGCTCGGTCAAAATGTTAATGCATATGGCAAAGATTTCGAGGACATCACATACGGGCTTGGCGATTTAATGGATGATATCCATAAAATTGATATCCCTCGTGTTCGTTTTACAACATCACATCCAAGGGACTTTGATGACCGTTTGATTGAAGTGCTGGCACAGGGCGGGAATCTGCTCGATCATATTCATTTACCGGTACAGTCCGGCAGCAGTGAAGTTCTGAAGAAAATGAATCGTAAATATACAAGGGAAGAGTACTTGGAACTGGTTCGCAAAATACGTGCAGCCATGCCGAATGCTACGCTGACTACCGATATTATTGTCGGTTTCCCGAATGAAACTGAAGAACAGTTCGAGGAGACAATGACCCTTGTTGAAGAAGTGGGATTTGAAGCCGCCTATACATTTATCTATTCGCCTCGGGATGGTACTCCTGCTGCCAGAAAGAAAGATGATGTACCGGAAGAAGTGAAGAAACAGCGGTTATACCGTTTAAACGATTTGGTAAATAAACAATCAGCCGAATCCATGAAAACCTATAAGGATAAAGTAGTGAAGGTTCTTGTTGAAGGCGAAAGCAAGAAAGATCCGGATGTTTTGGCAGGTTATACCGAACGGAATAAACTAGTCAACTTTAAAGGACCAAAAACAGCTGTTGGTCAAATCGTTGATGTCAAAATTACGGAAGCCAAAACATGGTCATTGGATGGTATTATGGTAGAAAATACAGTTGAGGTGAAATAA
- a CDS encoding RicAFT regulatory complex protein RicA family protein: MAEYTRKQILDQAKNLAGMLSNTEEIDRFKQVEAKINANEKVQKLITKIKALQKQAVNFQAYGKTEALKRVEEEIDRLQAEIDDIPVVQEFKETQIVVNDVLQLVSGTISREVTNNVITSTGGDLLSGETGSKVQNSSGCSN, from the coding sequence ATGGCAGAATATACACGTAAACAAATTCTTGATCAAGCGAAGAATTTAGCAGGAATGCTTTCAAATACAGAAGAAATTGACCGATTTAAGCAGGTTGAAGCAAAGATCAATGCTAATGAGAAAGTACAAAAATTGATTACCAAAATTAAAGCATTGCAAAAACAGGCTGTTAATTTTCAGGCTTACGGTAAGACGGAAGCGCTGAAGCGGGTTGAAGAAGAAATTGACCGCTTGCAGGCTGAAATTGATGATATTCCGGTAGTGCAGGAATTTAAAGAAACGCAAATCGTTGTTAATGACGTTCTTCAACTGGTTTCCGGAACGATTTCACGTGAGGTAACCAACAATGTAATTACATCGACAGGCGGTGACCTGTTGTCAGGCGAAACAGGATCCAAGGTGCAAAACAGCTCAGGCTGCAGTAATTAA
- the cotE gene encoding outer spore coat protein CotE: MSFLDQEYREIITKAVCGKGRKFTEEKHSISPSHRPSSILGCWVINHMYNAKKKSEDTVEVNGSYDINIWYSYNDNTKTEVVTERVTYCDYIPLSVKDDHCLSDDYDVIAKVIQQPNCLECEIVNHGNKIEVEIEREFVVQIIGETKVYAKVSPKGKDYDHHDDWRHDVTDDELRDVKPDFLGHKHKD; encoded by the coding sequence ATGTCATTTCTTGATCAAGAATATAGAGAAATCATTACAAAAGCAGTTTGTGGAAAAGGACGGAAATTTACAGAAGAAAAGCATTCCATTTCCCCTTCACATCGTCCGTCAAGCATTCTTGGTTGCTGGGTAATCAATCATATGTATAACGCAAAGAAAAAGTCGGAGGATACAGTTGAAGTAAATGGAAGCTACGACATTAATATCTGGTATTCTTACAATGACAACACGAAAACAGAAGTTGTAACAGAACGGGTAACATACTGCGATTACATTCCTTTATCTGTAAAAGATGATCATTGCCTCAGCGACGATTATGATGTGATTGCAAAAGTGATTCAACAGCCAAACTGTCTGGAATGCGAAATCGTCAATCACGGTAATAAAATCGAAGTGGAAATCGAGCGGGAATTCGTTGTACAAATAATTGGTGAAACGAAAGTATATGCGAAGGTGAGTCCAAAGGGAAAAGATTATGACCACCATGACGACTGGAGACATGATGTAACAGATGATGAACTTCGTGATGTAAAACCGGATTTTCTCGGACACAAACACAAAGACTGA
- the mutS gene encoding DNA mismatch repair protein MutS has translation MAKYTPMMEQYLKIKAEHKDAFLFFRLGDFYEMFFDDALEAARELEITLTKRDGGQKEPIPMCGVPYHSASSYIKNLIDKGYKVAICEQVEDPKTAKGVVKREVVQLITPGTVMESNMLDEHDHNYIASLSHFPDGTYVIVYNDLSIGENSIALISQGWDAVIHELYNQPIKEIVISSNLPDQLQQQLRDKLNVTLSYQNEINFNAEYRSLCDNLNDERLIKSFSRLLNYIQYTQKRSLDHLQPAKVIELDYYLSLDMYSKRNLELTETIMKKGKHGSLLWVLDKTVTAMGSRMLKKWLERPLLSKQEIEKRHDIVEGFYHGFMERDTLRDTLKSVYDLERLAGRVAFGNVNARDLIQLKQSLAKLPEIKGTLEQFEQRDIQELSEKLAFPEHLVSLLDTSLIDDPPVSIKEGAIIKDGYNEQLDTYREASRNGKQWIAELEQKEKNETGIKSLKIRYNRVFGYYIEVTKANLHLIPEGRYERKQTLTNAERYVTPELKEKEELILEAEEKSVDLEYSLFLEIREQVKEHIPEIQLLADTVSKIDVLQAFATVSEANHYIRPTFHPDTLSIQNGRHPVIEQVMTDRSYVPNNIELNQSTNVLLITGPNMSGKSTYMRQLALISIMGQIGCFVPCEKAELLLFDQIFTRIGAADDLVSGQSTFMVEMLEANHAIANATENSLILLDEIGRGTSTYDGMALAQSIIEYIHNHIHAKTLFSTHYHELTALEGTLEHLKNIHVRAEEYEGKVVFLHQIQEGAADRSYGIHVAKLAELPDELINRADEILHQLEKNGDSDEEVHPGQLSFFVEEKEPKSRVLNTKHDSRLIHDLKEMNLFEMTPMDAMNELYRLQKEAKK, from the coding sequence ATGGCAAAATATACACCAATGATGGAACAATATCTTAAAATCAAAGCAGAACATAAAGATGCCTTTCTGTTTTTCCGGTTGGGCGATTTTTATGAAATGTTTTTCGACGATGCACTAGAGGCAGCACGCGAACTGGAAATTACGCTTACCAAAAGGGATGGCGGGCAAAAAGAACCGATTCCAATGTGTGGTGTGCCATACCATTCCGCATCAAGTTACATAAAAAATTTGATTGATAAAGGATATAAAGTTGCTATTTGTGAACAGGTTGAAGACCCCAAAACAGCAAAAGGTGTCGTGAAAAGAGAAGTAGTTCAGCTGATTACACCTGGTACGGTAATGGAAAGCAATATGCTTGATGAACATGATCACAACTATATTGCCAGTTTGTCTCATTTCCCTGATGGCACTTATGTAATTGTTTATAATGATCTATCGATTGGCGAAAACAGTATCGCACTGATTTCGCAAGGATGGGATGCGGTCATTCATGAATTATATAATCAGCCAATAAAGGAAATTGTCATTTCATCCAATCTTCCGGATCAGCTGCAACAACAGCTGCGTGACAAGTTGAATGTGACCTTATCCTATCAGAATGAAATTAATTTTAATGCTGAATACCGGAGTTTATGTGATAATTTAAATGATGAGCGGCTTATTAAATCATTCAGCAGGCTGCTTAATTACATTCAATATACTCAGAAACGGTCGCTTGATCATCTGCAGCCTGCTAAAGTTATTGAATTGGATTACTATCTGTCTTTGGATATGTATTCCAAACGAAACCTGGAATTGACTGAGACGATTATGAAAAAAGGGAAGCATGGAAGTTTGCTTTGGGTGCTTGATAAAACCGTAACAGCAATGGGATCCCGAATGTTGAAAAAATGGCTGGAACGGCCGTTGTTAAGCAAGCAGGAGATAGAAAAGCGCCATGATATTGTTGAAGGTTTTTATCATGGGTTTATGGAACGTGATACGCTTCGGGATACATTGAAATCTGTTTATGACCTGGAACGGCTGGCCGGCCGTGTAGCGTTTGGGAATGTGAATGCCCGTGATCTGATCCAGCTGAAACAGTCACTTGCAAAACTGCCTGAAATTAAAGGTACACTGGAACAATTTGAACAGCGTGACATCCAGGAATTAAGTGAAAAACTTGCTTTTCCTGAACATCTTGTGTCATTGCTTGATACAAGTTTAATAGACGATCCGCCTGTTTCCATTAAGGAAGGGGCGATTATTAAAGATGGATACAATGAACAATTAGATACGTACCGGGAGGCATCCCGAAATGGCAAACAGTGGATTGCCGAACTTGAACAGAAGGAAAAAAATGAAACCGGAATTAAATCGCTAAAGATTCGATATAACCGGGTCTTTGGCTATTATATCGAAGTTACAAAAGCCAATCTTCATTTGATTCCGGAGGGCCGCTACGAGCGAAAACAAACACTGACAAATGCTGAGCGGTACGTAACACCGGAACTGAAGGAAAAAGAAGAACTAATTTTGGAGGCCGAAGAAAAAAGTGTTGATTTGGAGTACAGTCTGTTCCTTGAAATACGTGAACAGGTGAAAGAACACATTCCGGAAATTCAGCTTCTGGCGGATACTGTCAGTAAAATTGATGTGCTGCAGGCATTTGCAACGGTAAGTGAAGCAAATCATTACATTCGCCCAACTTTTCATCCAGATACATTGTCCATTCAAAATGGCCGTCATCCGGTCATTGAGCAGGTAATGACAGATAGATCATACGTTCCCAACAACATTGAACTCAATCAATCTACCAATGTGCTTTTAATTACCGGTCCGAATATGTCTGGAAAAAGCACGTATATGCGGCAGCTTGCTTTAATTTCCATCATGGGACAGATTGGTTGCTTTGTACCATGTGAAAAAGCGGAATTGCTGTTGTTCGATCAAATTTTTACCCGCATTGGTGCAGCAGATGATCTCGTTTCCGGTCAAAGCACATTTATGGTAGAAATGCTTGAAGCAAACCATGCAATCGCCAATGCTACAGAAAACAGTCTCATTTTACTGGATGAAATCGGACGGGGTACGAGCACATATGATGGAATGGCACTGGCTCAGTCTATTATTGAATATATTCACAATCATATCCATGCCAAAACATTGTTTTCAACACATTATCATGAACTGACAGCACTTGAAGGAACGTTAGAACACTTGAAAAATATTCATGTGCGGGCAGAAGAATATGAGGGGAAAGTGGTTTTTCTCCATCAGATCCAGGAGGGTGCTGCTGACAGAAGCTATGGCATTCATGTCGCTAAGTTGGCGGAACTTCCGGATGAACTGATTAACCGTGCAGATGAAATTTTGCATCAGTTGGAAAAAAACGGTGATTCTGATGAGGAGGTACATCCCGGCCAATTGTCATTTTTCGTGGAGGAAAAAGAGCCGAAGTCACGTGTGTTGAATACAAAACATGACAGCAGACTCATCCATGATTTAAAAGAAATGAATCTGTTTGAGATGACGCCAATGGATGCCATGAACGAATTGTACCGTTTGCAAAAAGAAGCTAAAAAGTAA